AGGATTTCCTGCCCCGGATTCTCTTCAAAACCATCGCACTCCTGGGCTTTCTTGATGACTTCCGAGAAATCAAAGCCGTCGATATGTTTGACGTCAGGCCACTGCACCAGGCCCCAGGTGAACAGCCGACCCTTGTAATTGTCGGCAGGCTTCTGGATGCAGTTGGTGTTGAAGATAATCGCGCCCGGAAAATCCTGGAATTCCTTGTACTGATCCTGCCAGGCCCCGCCGAAGTTGCCGGCCAGGTGTGCATATTTCTTCAGTCCCGGATAGCCATGGGCAGGCAACATCTCACCATGAGTGTAGATATTGATACCGGTCCCCTCGGTCTGTTTGAGCAGTTCTTCGAGGAACTTGAGGTCGTGACCGGATACCAGAATGGCTTTGCCAGCCTTGGTGCCGAGTTGGACCGGTGTAGGAACCGGATGACCATAGGCAGCAACGTGAGCCTGGTTGAGCAGTTCCATGGTCAGATAGTTGATTTTTCCTGCTTCCAGGGCCAGGTTGACATTGGCCATCAGATCAAGGCTGTCGTCAAGTTGCGCGGCCAGAGCCTTATGGGTGAAGGCGTAGATTTCATCCGCTTCCTTCCCCAGAATACGGGCGTGATCCGCATAGGCTGCGTAGCCTTTGATGCCGTAGGTGATCAGTTCGCGAACTGAATGAATATCGTCATCAACGGTATAATCCTTGACCCCGTGCAGTTCACCAAGCTTGACTTGTTCGGCAATACTCTCCGGAAGATTCCAGCCCTGAGCCGCTGCGGGGATTGTTCCTGTGACAGGGCCGGCCATTGTTTTGGCCTTATCGCGCAAACGAACTCCTTCAACAATAAAGCTGGAAACCGCCTCGGCAGAAAAATCAACATTGGTGACAGTCGTAAACAGACCGTCGATCATAAAACGATCAATTTCGTTATCTTTAGTGCCCATTTCCCTGGCTTTGTTGGCCCAGAAAGCAATGCCTTTCAACGTATAAACCAGTAAATCCTGCAGGGCGGCAACATCAGGCTGCTTGCCGCATACACCGATCACAGTGCATCC
This genomic window from Pelobacter seleniigenes DSM 18267 contains:
- the hcp gene encoding hydroxylamine reductase, which translates into the protein MFCYQCEQASKGTGCTVIGVCGKQPDVAALQDLLVYTLKGIAFWANKAREMGTKDNEIDRFMIDGLFTTVTNVDFSAEAVSSFIVEGVRLRDKAKTMAGPVTGTIPAAAQGWNLPESIAEQVKLGELHGVKDYTVDDDIHSVRELITYGIKGYAAYADHARILGKEADEIYAFTHKALAAQLDDSLDLMANVNLALEAGKINYLTMELLNQAHVAAYGHPVPTPVQLGTKAGKAILVSGHDLKFLEELLKQTEGTGINIYTHGEMLPAHGYPGLKKYAHLAGNFGGAWQDQYKEFQDFPGAIIFNTNCIQKPADNYKGRLFTWGLVQWPDVKHIDGFDFSEVIKKAQECDGFEENPGQEILTGFGHNAILGVADKVIEGVKAGAIKHFFLVGGCDGAKSGRNYYTEFAEKAPKDTVILTLACGKFRFNKMDLGDIGGIPRLLDVGQCNDAYSAIQVALALSEAFECGVNELPLSLVLSWYEQKAVAILLTLLHLGIKNIKLGPTLPAFVTPNVLNFLVENYNIGPITTAEEDLKQILG